The region CCAGCGACGACGTCCCGATCACGAGTGGCTGAGTCGAGCAGCGCCGACGCAGCGGGGTTGTCGGGTCGCACCCTCGAGGTCACCGTGGGCGGTCCCGCCCACGGCGGGTCGTGCGTCGCGCGCTATCCGGAACCGGACGGGCGGGCGGTGTTCGTCCGACACGCGCTGCCCGGCGAACGGGTGCGGGCGGTGGTGACGTCCGACCGCGGCGGCGCGTACTGCTTCGCCGACGCCGTCGAGGTGCTCGAGGCCTCGCCGGACCGCGTCGAGCCGCCCTGCCCGTACGCCGGCCCGGGGCGCTGCGGCGGCTGCGACTGGCAGCACGCGACGCCCGCCGCGCAGCGTGAGCTCAAGGCGGCGGTGATCCGCGACCAGTTCGCCCGGATCGCCCGGCAGGACGTGTCGACGCTGCTGCACGGCGTGGAGGAGCTGCCCGGAGGTCCGCTCGGCTGGCGCACCCGCAACCTCTACGCGGTGGGCCGCGACGGTCGCGTCGGGCTGCGCAAGCACGCGTCCCACGAGATCGTGACCGTCGAGCACTGCCCGCTCGGCGTGCCCGGGGTCGCTGACCCGCCGGAGCCGCCCGTGCCGCCGCGTGGGGTGACCGGGATCGAGGCGGCGCGCGGCACCCTGCCCGACGTCGCCGTGCTCGCCCACCGCGCCGGCGGCAACCGGCAGCGGCGGGGCCGGCGCCCACCCGACCGGGTCGAGGTGGTCACCGGCCCGCGGCGGCTGCACCACCACGCCCTGGGCCGGGACTTCCGGGTGGCCGCCGGCGGGTTCTGGCAGGTGCACCCCGCCGCGGTCGAGGCCTTCGCCGCCGCGCTGCTCGCGGCCGTCCGGCCGGCGGCGGGGGAGCGGGTGCTCGACCTCTACGCCGGGGCCGGCGCGCTGACCGCGGCGCTGGCCGCGGCGGTCGGGGAGTCCGGCGCGGTCATCGGCGTCGAGTCGTCGCGGACCGCGGTGGCCGACGCCGCCGCGAACCTCGCCGATCTGCCGCAGGCCCGGGTGCGGCACGGCCGGGTGACCGCCGACGCCCTCACCGACCTCGCGGTGGGGCCGGACGTCGTCGTCCTGGACCCGCCGCGGACCGGTGCCGGCCGCGACGTCATGACCGCCCTGATCGGCCTCGGCCCCCGGGCCATCGGCTACGTGGCGTGCGACCCGGCGGCCCTCGCCCGCGACGTCGCGGTGGCCGCCGAGCACGGCTGGCGGCTCGCGAGCCTGCGCGCGTTCGACGCCTTCCCGATGACCCACCACGTCGAATGCGTGGCCGGTCTCGTCCCGCCCGGCGCGGTGTCGGCGGGGTGACCGGCCGTCCGGACGTAGGATCGCCGGGTGACACGGGTACTGGACGGCCTCACCGGCCCGGCCGACCTGCGGGCCCTGGCCGACGACGATCTCGCCACTCTCGCCACCGAGATCCGCGACCTGCTGGTCGAGACGGTGGCACGCACCGGGGGGCACCTCGGCCCCAACCTCGGCGCCGTCGAGCTGACGATCGCGCTGCACCGGGTGTTCGACTCGCCGACCGAGCCGATCCTCTTCGACGTCGGCCACCAGGCCTACGTCCACAAGATCCTCACCGGCCGGGCCGGGCAGATGCCGACGCTGCGCCAGGGGGGTGGCCTGTCGGGCTACCCGAGCCGGGCCGAGAGCCCGCACGACTGGATCGAGAACTCGCACGCCTCCACGGCGCTGTCCTACGCCGACGGCCTCGCCAAGGCCTACCAGGTGCGCGGCGAGCGTCGCCCCGTCGTGGCCGTCGTCGGCGACGGCGCGCTCACCGGCGGCATGTGCTGGGAGGCGCTCAACAACATCGCCGCGTCCGACCGTCCCGTCATCGTGGTCGTGAACGACAACGGCCGGTCCTACTCGCCCACGGCGGGCGGGTTCGCGCAGCACCTGGCGGGGTTGCGGCTGTCGCCGAACTACGAGCGGACGCTGCGCCAGGTCAAGGGCGCGCTCGGGCGGACCCCGGTCGTCGGGGCGCCGCTCTACGACGCCCTGCACGGCGTCAAGCGCGGGTTGAAGGACCTGCTGCAGCCGCAGGGCATGTTCGAGGACCTCGGCCTGAAGTACTTCGGCCCCGTCGACGGCCACGACGTCGCCGCGCTCGAGGCGGCGTTCCGGATGGCCCGCGGCTTCGACGGCCCCGTCATCGTGCACGCCGCCACCCGCAAGGGGTACGGCTACGGGCCGGCCGAGAACGACGAGGCCGACCAGATGCACCAGTCCGGCGGTTTCGACCCGGTCACCGGACTCGCGCGCAAGGCCTCCGGCCGGACCTGGACGAGCGCGTTCGGCGAGGAGCTCGTCGCCATCGGCGAGCGCCGCGACGACGTCGTCGCCATTACCGCGGCGATGTGCGAGCCCACCGGCCTGGGCGCGTTCCTGCGCCGCTTCCCTGAGCGCACCTACGACGTCGGCATCGCCGAGCAGCACGCGGTCACGTCGGCGGCCGGGCTCGCCTCGGGCGGCCTGCACCCGGTCGTCGCCGTGTACGCGACCTTCCTCAACCGGGCGTTCGACCAGCTGCTCATGGACGTCGCGCTGCACCGGCTGCCGGTGACCGTCGTGCTCGACCGCGCCGGCGTCACCGGCCAGGACGGGCCGAGCCACAACGGCATCTGGGACCTCGCGCTGCTGGGCATGGTGCCGGGGCTGCGGCTCGCGGCGCCGCGCGACGAGCCGTCGTTGCGCGAGCTGCTGCGCGAGGCCGTCGACGTCACCGACGGTCCGACCGTCGTCCGGTTCCCCAAGACCCCCCTCGGCGACGACCTCCCGGCGCTGCGGCGCGTCGGCGACGTCGACGTGCTGGCCGAACCGGCCGCCGACGCCGCGGCCGACGTGCTGCTGGTCGCGGTCGGCTCGACCGCCGGCGAGGCGCTCGGCGCCGCGGCGGCGGCCGGTCGTGCCGGCTACTCGGTCCGGGTCGTCTCGCCGCGCTGGGTGACGCCCGTCGACCCTGCCCTGGTGGCCCTCGCCGCCGACGCGGGGCTCGTCGTGACCGTCGAGGACGGCGTCGAGACCGGCGGAGTCGGCGCGCGGCTGGCGCAGGCCGTGCGCAACGCGGGGTCCGACGTTCCTACCCGGGAGATCGGCGTACCGGTACGGTTCCTCGAACACGGCAGCGTGGCGGACGTCAAGGCGTCCGTCGGGCTGACCGTTCAGGACATCGGGCGGCGGGTCGTCGAGTGGGCCGCGTCGGTGGCGCGGCCCGGCCGCGTCGCGCTGGACGGATCAGGTCAGGACGCCGACGTCGCAACGGTGCGGCGCAGCGGCGACAACGGGGGACAGTAAAGAGCGGGAGGCCGGGGATGCGGATCCTCGTCGTGGAAGACGAAGTACAGCTTGCGGAGGCCGTCGCGCGTGGCCTGCGGCGTGAGGGAATGGCGGTCGATGTCGCGACCGACGGCGACGAGGGGTATCGCAAGGCCGCCCTCACTCGTTATGACGTCGTGGTGCTCGACAGGGACCTGCCCGGGATGAACGGCGACGAGATCTGCCGCCGGCTCACCGACGAGGGTGTGCTCACCCGCGTCATGATGCTGACGGCCAGCGGGACGGTCGAGGACAAGGTGTCGGGTCTCGCGCTCGGTGCCGACGACTACCTCGCCAAGCCGTTCGCCTTCGCCGAGCTCGTGGCCCGAGTGCGGGCGCTCGGTCGGCGCACGACGCCGGCGGCGCCGCCGGTGCTCAGCGCGGGCAACATCGAGCTCGACTCGTCCAAGCGCACCGTGACGCGCAGCGGGGAGCTCATCGACCTCACCCGCAAGGAGTTCGGCGTCCTCGAGACGCTGATGATGGCCGACGGGGCCGTCGTCAGCAGCGAGGAGCTGCTCGACCGCGTGTGGGACGAGAACGCCGACCCGTTCACCACCACCGTGCGGGTGACGATGATGACGTTGCGCCGCAAGCTCGGCGAGCCCGCGATCATCGACACGGTGGTCGGCTCCGGCTACCGCATCGACCCCAACGTCCTCGGTGCCGAGGCTGAGGGAGCCGGGACTCGCCAGTGAGGTTCTTCCGCCCGACGCTGCGCCTGCGAATGGCGTTGCTGTACGGCGGTCTCATCTTCCTGGTGGGGATCTCGCTGCTGTTCACCTGCGCGATCCTGATCAACAACGCGATCAGCGACCTGCCGGTCTACAACAGCAACCAGCCCGTCTACACCCGCGATCCGGACGGCGCCTATCGGCAGATCCCGATCCAGCAGGCGGGGCAGGTCGCGCAGGACAGGGCGCTCACCTATTTGCTGCATTCGGGCCTGCTCTACTTCGCGATCATCGTGGTCATCGGCACCACCGGCGGCTACCTGCTGGCCAAGCAGGCATTGCGTCCGATCGCCCGGTTGACGCAGACGGCCCGCGCGCTGTCGACCGAGACGCTCGACCAGCGCATCAACCTCGGCGGCCCGGACGACGAGCTGCGCGAGCTCGCCGACACCTTCGACGCGATGCTCGCCCGGCTCGACGCCGCCTTCGACAGCCAGCGGCTGTTCGTGGCGAACGCGAGTCACGAGCTGCGCACCCCGCTGTCGGTCATCAGGACCGAGCTCGAGGTCACCCTGGGCGATCCGGACGCCGACGACGAGGAGCTGCGGCGCATGGGGTCGGTGGTCGCGAGCGCGACCGACCGCGCCCAGCGGCTGGTCACGTCGCTGCTCAGCCTGGCCCGGCTGCAGGCGGTGAGCGGCAGCGAGCTCGAGGTCAGCGAGACCGTCGACCTCGCGTGGCTCGTCCCGGCCGCCCTGCACGCCGTGACCGCGGAGGCCGACGAGAAGGGCATCCGCATCGAGACCGAGGTCGACTCCGCGCAGACCAGCGGCGACCCGCGGCTGCTGGAGCGACTCATCGGCAACCTGGTGGAGAACGCGATCCGGCACAACGTGCCCGACGGTTGGCTGCGGGTGACGACCGGGCAGAGCGCGGACAAGGTGTGGCTGCACGTCGCCAACGGCGGGACGGTCATCCCCAACGGCGACGTCGACCGGCTCTTCGAGCCGTTCCGGCGCGGTGGCCGCATGCGTACCGCCACCCGCGGCGCCGGCCTGGGGCTGGCCATCGTCCGGCTCATCGTCGAGGCGCACCGGGGCAAGCTGCAGGCCGCCGCCCCGCCGTTCGGCGGTCTCGCGATCCGCGTCGAGCTGCCGCGCGAGCACGACGTCCCCGTCGCGCGGACCGAGCGCGCCGGCGCCGACGCCGTCGCCTGACCTCCACTTTTGGCGGGAGAGCGCAGCATGCTGCGCTCTCCCGCCAAAACCGTGATCAGGGCAGGTAGTACATCGGGTTGGGCAGCTTGTAGGTGCGGTTCGCGTACCCACCGGACAGATCGCTGTACTGGTCGCCGAAGTTGGCGACGATGTCGTAGCCCTGCGACTCGATGTACTTACGGGTCAGCGACTTGTACTGGATCGTCGTGCAGGTGCGGTTCGCCGACGGCTGGTAGCACGAGCCGTAGATCGGCTTCGTGAGGTCCTTGAGGTAGAGGTTCGCGCTGCTCACGTCGTAACCCTCGGACGTCAGGTTCTGGATCGTCCCGCTGCGCTGGGCCTCCGGGCGGCCGGTGAGGAAGAAGACCGTGTACCCGCGGGCCTCGGCGTACTTCTCCAGGTCGACGACGTGCGGGACGGCGCGGAAGACGTTGCCGTTGACGAACGCGGCGTTCGTCGTCGGGTTGTAGACGAAGTTGGAGTAGATCTCGTAGCTGTACGTGTTCAGCGTCGTGTCGTCGACGTCGAACAGGATCGCCTTCTTGGCCCGCGCCGGGGCGTGGCGGTGCTTGCCGAGGTACTGCTTCGCGCCGCGGACGATGCCGCCGACCTCGTGGGCGTAGTTGCCGGTGGGCGAGAACGTGTGCAGCGCGGTGCCGTCGATCGGGTTCGTGCGGTCGGGGTCGACGGTGTCGCCGTAGTAGCCCTTGATCGCCGTCTTGACCTGGTCGATGTTCTGGATCTGGTCGGCGCGGGCGGGTGTCGTCGGCGGGGGCGGCACGGGGCGGGCGGCGCGATCGGCCGTCGCCGAGTTCGACGCGGTCAGGGCGGCGGCGCCGAGCGCGGCGGTCGTGACGGTCACGGCGGCGGCACGCGCCCAGCGCGGCGTGGCGGAGAGCCTGGTCATGGTGAAGTGCACCTTTCGTCGTGGAGTGCCCCCACCCTGGCTCAGAACCGGGTGTGAGCCAAGGGGGCGTGACGGGGGATTGCTGCCACCACGTCCGGGTTCGGACGCCGGCGGCCCGGCTACGAGCGGCAGCGGCGGGACCGGACGGGGCGAGGGCGTCAGGAGTCGGCGAGCGCGGCGGCCAGCGGGTCGGCGGTGAGCTCGACCTGCCACGGCCGGGCGCCGAGCTCGACGAGCCGTGCCCGGACGGCGTCGCCGTCGGCCGGGGCCGGCGGCTGCCAGCACAGCCGCCGCACGACGTCGGAGGCGAGCAGGTTCTGGGCCAGCACCTGGTGCTGCTGGGCGAGCCGGGACACCGCGTCGCGGGCGGCGGCCAGCCGGGCCGCCGCGGCCGGGTCGCGATCGCGCCACCGCGCCGGGGCGGGAATGCCGTCACCACCGCCACCGGTGATCGGCGGCAGTTCGTCGTCGGGCAGGGCACGGGCCGCCTCGAGCGCGCCGAACCAGCGATCGAGCCGGCGCCGCTGGCGCGGGCCACCGAAGACGGGCAGCGCGGTCAGGTCGGCCGGCCGCGCCGGGTTGCGGCGGGCGGCCTCGACGATGGCGGCGTCGGGCAGCACGCGTCCGGGGGCGACGTCCCGCTCGGCGGCGTACTCGTCGCGGGCGTGCCACAGGGCGCGGACCGCGGCCAGCTGCGGGCGGCTGCGCAGCTTGTGGATGCCCGAGGTGCGCCGCCACGGGTCGACCCGCGGCGGCGGCGGCGGGGCCAGCCGGACGGCCTCGAACTCCTGCTGCGCCCACTCCAGCTTGCCGGCCGCCTCGAGCGCCTCGGCGAGCACGTCGCGCAACGGGACGAGCAGCTCGACGTCGAGCGCGGCGTAGACCAGCCAGTCGTAGGGCAGCGGCCGCGTCGACCAGTCGGCGGCCGAGTGCCCCTTCTCCAGCCCGACGCCGAGGTGCTTCTCGGCCATGGTGCCGAGCGCGACGCGTTCGTCGCCGAGCAGCCGGCCGGCGAGCTCGGTGTCGAACAGCGACGCCGGACGCAGCCCGAGCTCGGCCAGGCAGGCGAGGTCCTGGTTGGCCGCGTGCAGGATCCACTCGGCGTCGCCCACGGCCTCGTTCAGCCCGCTCAGGTCCGGTAGCGCGATGGGGTCGATGAGGACGGTGCCCACGCCGGCACGGCGCAGCTGCACCAGGTAGGCCCGCTGGCTGTAGCGGTAGCCCGACGCCCGCTCGGCGTCGATGGGCATCGGGCCGCGGCCACCGCGCATCGCGGCCACCACGTCGGCGAGCTTGGCCGCGTCGGTCAACGGCTCGGGCACACCGTCGCGCGGCTCGCGCAGGACGGGGACCGGGGCAGCGGCCGAGGCTTCCGCGTCGTCCGTCGTGTCGGGCTGCTCCACCGGGGGTTCCGGCGGCGGTTCCGGCGCCACGTCAGGCCGGGGACAGGATGGTCACACCCTCGGGCGGGAGGCCGGCGGCGGTGCAGAGCAGGTCGACGAAGCCGAGCAGGTGCGGGGCGAGGTCGGCGCTGTCGGCCGTCCAGGACGCGCGAAGCTCCATCGTCACCGAGGTTGCGGGGCCGGCGACGTCGCCGAAGCGGGTGGACGTGGTCTGCGTGACGGTGCCGCCGGCGGCCCGGTACGCGGCGCCGTGCTCGTCCAGCGCGCCGGTGAGCCAACTCCAGCCCACCGTCGGCAGCATCGGGTCGATGCCCATGGCCTCGTCCAGCTCGGCCGAGGCGTAGGCGACGAGCCGCAGGACGCCGTCCCAGGCGTCGTGGCCGCTCGGGTCGTGCAGCAGGACGAGCCGGCCGGTCGCCAGGTCGACGCCGGCGGCCTCGCCGGTGCCGGCGATCTCGGCGCTGAGCGCGTAGCTGTAGGGCGCGAGGCGCTGCGGCGGGCGCAGCGCCTCGACCCGGACCTCCGGGCGCACCCGCGTGCCGGTGAGGCTCGCGACGGCGCTGCGGAAGACCTCGGGGGTCGGCTTGGCCTCGGTGGCGTCGGGCTCGGGCATCGTCACCTGCTCGACGAGGGATTCGGGGAGGGGCTCGACGGGAGAGAGCATGGCTCAGGCCGCATGGCGCGGGGAACGGACCGCACGGCGTGCGATCGGCCGGCGGCCGGGCAGCGCGAGCTGGATCAACGGGGCG is a window of Jatrophihabitans endophyticus DNA encoding:
- a CDS encoding response regulator transcription factor yields the protein MRILVVEDEVQLAEAVARGLRREGMAVDVATDGDEGYRKAALTRYDVVVLDRDLPGMNGDEICRRLTDEGVLTRVMMLTASGTVEDKVSGLALGADDYLAKPFAFAELVARVRALGRRTTPAAPPVLSAGNIELDSSKRTVTRSGELIDLTRKEFGVLETLMMADGAVVSSEELLDRVWDENADPFTTTVRVTMMTLRRKLGEPAIIDTVVGSGYRIDPNVLGAEAEGAGTRQ
- a CDS encoding HRDC domain-containing protein — encoded protein: MEQPDTTDDAEASAAAPVPVLREPRDGVPEPLTDAAKLADVVAAMRGGRGPMPIDAERASGYRYSQRAYLVQLRRAGVGTVLIDPIALPDLSGLNEAVGDAEWILHAANQDLACLAELGLRPASLFDTELAGRLLGDERVALGTMAEKHLGVGLEKGHSAADWSTRPLPYDWLVYAALDVELLVPLRDVLAEALEAAGKLEWAQQEFEAVRLAPPPPPRVDPWRRTSGIHKLRSRPQLAAVRALWHARDEYAAERDVAPGRVLPDAAIVEAARRNPARPADLTALPVFGGPRQRRRLDRWFGALEAARALPDDELPPITGGGGDGIPAPARWRDRDPAAAARLAAARDAVSRLAQQHQVLAQNLLASDVVRRLCWQPPAPADGDAVRARLVELGARPWQVELTADPLAAALADS
- a CDS encoding sensor histidine kinase, producing MRFFRPTLRLRMALLYGGLIFLVGISLLFTCAILINNAISDLPVYNSNQPVYTRDPDGAYRQIPIQQAGQVAQDRALTYLLHSGLLYFAIIVVIGTTGGYLLAKQALRPIARLTQTARALSTETLDQRINLGGPDDELRELADTFDAMLARLDAAFDSQRLFVANASHELRTPLSVIRTELEVTLGDPDADDEELRRMGSVVASATDRAQRLVTSLLSLARLQAVSGSELEVSETVDLAWLVPAALHAVTAEADEKGIRIETEVDSAQTSGDPRLLERLIGNLVENAIRHNVPDGWLRVTTGQSADKVWLHVANGGTVIPNGDVDRLFEPFRRGGRMRTATRGAGLGLAIVRLIVEAHRGKLQAAAPPFGGLAIRVELPREHDVPVARTERAGADAVA
- a CDS encoding HAD family acid phosphatase, coding for MTRLSATPRWARAAAVTVTTAALGAAALTASNSATADRAARPVPPPPTTPARADQIQNIDQVKTAIKGYYGDTVDPDRTNPIDGTALHTFSPTGNYAHEVGGIVRGAKQYLGKHRHAPARAKKAILFDVDDTTLNTYSYEIYSNFVYNPTTNAAFVNGNVFRAVPHVVDLEKYAEARGYTVFFLTGRPEAQRSGTIQNLTSEGYDVSSANLYLKDLTKPIYGSCYQPSANRTCTTIQYKSLTRKYIESQGYDIVANFGDQYSDLSGGYANRTYKLPNPMYYLP
- a CDS encoding class I SAM-dependent RNA methyltransferase; the encoded protein is MAESSSADAAGLSGRTLEVTVGGPAHGGSCVARYPEPDGRAVFVRHALPGERVRAVVTSDRGGAYCFADAVEVLEASPDRVEPPCPYAGPGRCGGCDWQHATPAAQRELKAAVIRDQFARIARQDVSTLLHGVEELPGGPLGWRTRNLYAVGRDGRVGLRKHASHEIVTVEHCPLGVPGVADPPEPPVPPRGVTGIEAARGTLPDVAVLAHRAGGNRQRRGRRPPDRVEVVTGPRRLHHHALGRDFRVAAGGFWQVHPAAVEAFAAALLAAVRPAAGERVLDLYAGAGALTAALAAAVGESGAVIGVESSRTAVADAAANLADLPQARVRHGRVTADALTDLAVGPDVVVLDPPRTGAGRDVMTALIGLGPRAIGYVACDPAALARDVAVAAEHGWRLASLRAFDAFPMTHHVECVAGLVPPGAVSAG
- the dxs gene encoding 1-deoxy-D-xylulose-5-phosphate synthase, whose product is MTRVLDGLTGPADLRALADDDLATLATEIRDLLVETVARTGGHLGPNLGAVELTIALHRVFDSPTEPILFDVGHQAYVHKILTGRAGQMPTLRQGGGLSGYPSRAESPHDWIENSHASTALSYADGLAKAYQVRGERRPVVAVVGDGALTGGMCWEALNNIAASDRPVIVVVNDNGRSYSPTAGGFAQHLAGLRLSPNYERTLRQVKGALGRTPVVGAPLYDALHGVKRGLKDLLQPQGMFEDLGLKYFGPVDGHDVAALEAAFRMARGFDGPVIVHAATRKGYGYGPAENDEADQMHQSGGFDPVTGLARKASGRTWTSAFGEELVAIGERRDDVVAITAAMCEPTGLGAFLRRFPERTYDVGIAEQHAVTSAAGLASGGLHPVVAVYATFLNRAFDQLLMDVALHRLPVTVVLDRAGVTGQDGPSHNGIWDLALLGMVPGLRLAAPRDEPSLRELLREAVDVTDGPTVVRFPKTPLGDDLPALRRVGDVDVLAEPAADAAADVLLVAVGSTAGEALGAAAAAGRAGYSVRVVSPRWVTPVDPALVALAADAGLVVTVEDGVETGGVGARLAQAVRNAGSDVPTREIGVPVRFLEHGSVADVKASVGLTVQDIGRRVVEWAASVARPGRVALDGSGQDADVATVRRSGDNGGQ
- a CDS encoding DUF3000 domain-containing protein, with amino-acid sequence MPEPDATEAKPTPEVFRSAVASLTGTRVRPEVRVEALRPPQRLAPYSYALSAEIAGTGEAAGVDLATGRLVLLHDPSGHDAWDGVLRLVAYASAELDEAMGIDPMLPTVGWSWLTGALDEHGAAYRAAGGTVTQTTSTRFGDVAGPATSVTMELRASWTADSADLAPHLLGFVDLLCTAAGLPPEGVTILSPA